A window of Salmo trutta chromosome 5, fSalTru1.1, whole genome shotgun sequence contains these coding sequences:
- the LOC115193966 gene encoding zinc finger protein 518A, protein MDPAHAELDVPAEGNIKVLDDEDKNWHKRLRLRKAAVQPPTMQSEDKHGPKKIEDKEKSTEQRYLKKTPLKTQKSQHVTEVYGNILRFRCFECNGSTEFSPNDLLRHFQETHPGSQPIFPCDMCSFITQEFSHLQVHQLGHRDTFVSCNICNDNVQLTLLQLTTHLNMYHNLNGHYSCEKCKFSTRDVGAFLEHMYLHNMVPQAGGMADHSNPADQDLQRHLMAKTAQFPFSCQFCDYIAHRKDIITKHMATIHGKATSQKNKLKIKEVGPKTVGNSSSRLKHVVTRSRVRENNWMSQGCLSLSGEGFLDKYCRLSNPERALEETQQFLEKSVPAEALKTVLSNVPKAITSFSNSDNCMISNPGFPNTGKDLTVFMLKNKMSVPPNGTTEAIAFKIVEGKKDLVLKVTPSAKQETSLCVTEQESENIASQTSAGDSNANGCQSNSSIPPKTKPPSCPGSFLTPSDVATISTLNELVKYDQTQENRENQETRVGQVHRNDAEPKDVNDCEDTAEEIKMSKLPKEKSKKEQKSFPEALRSSKTMGDKKRVRKKVVGPKTVEKKSSPTLKLLLKKNPVKEMQWMPQGPLPLLGRGLLNDYHRLEHPQKTLEKTQQFLKRALSAENGKKKQSKCLKTDQKQNSKVVTRSSKSEGGLIPNPGHFSPRGNNLSALMVKNTILVPPNCTTEAMGLKMVDGKKHLVLKVIPSAMQETSDKTKASLHSIETKEDNTTSKTCTMSQNSLVVVDKIAPSTPTNSSLEYNFENAELPNTDVSSENTEGMNNGMNSHVLDGQDCPRVGLPHVSNGAKSAGNDLGQMTEEKLEAVNYNQPDQEGLGTTEAQVIMMSPSPILHFLTSPQGITNLSENPVDTPNICFQDVPPNTTLRVVGQQEGFDRICLSPQTNEQTVKGKRQSEPSTEDSPEPLSKAFKKVVGEEEASPAAAHHWEPGPRDVERTLKLLPLSPTQLITRPRGDQPVVVLNHPDTDIPEVTNIMETVHRYNGEVQKVVLSRKTLKALAAMSCDMFRANAPAIERVRPDSRVKERFILKMKLKKLSRKKYKVVNAIPCSTEPLLRFSCWFCGRVFSDQEVWIGHGQRHLMESTREWGKLESEKS, encoded by the exons ATGGATCCAGCACATGCTGAATTAGATGTCCCTGCTGAAGGTAATATTAAAGTTCTCGATGATGAGGACAAAAATTGGCACAAACGACTCCGCCTCAGGAAAGCTGCCGTTCAGCCACCAACTATGCAAAGTGAAGATAAGCATGGGCCGAAGAAGATAGAGGACAAGGAGAAAAGCACAGAGCAGAGGTATTTGAAGAAGACACCCCTAAAAACACAAAAGAGTCAACATGTGACAGAGGTTTATGGAAATATACTTAGGTTTAGATGTTTTGAATGCAATGGCAGCACAGAATTCAGCCCTAATGACTTACTGAGGCACTTTCAGGAAACTCACCCAGGAAGCCAACCAATCTTTCCTTGTGACATGTGCAGTTTTATTACACAGGAATTCTCCCACCTTCAAGTTCACCAATTAGGCCACAGAGACACTTTTGTCAGCTGCAACATATGTAATGACAATGTCCAGCTCACTCTCTTGCAGCTCACCACACATTTAAACATGTACCACAACTTGAATGGCCACTACTCTTGCGAGAAGTGCAAGTTCTCCACCAGAGATGTAGGAGCATTTTTGGAGCATATGTATCTACATAACATGGTGCCGCAAGCAGGTGGCATGGCTGATCATTCAAATCCTGCTGACCAAGATTTGCAGAGACATCTCATGGCCAAAACAGCACAATTCCCTTTCAGTTGTCAGTTCTGTGACTATATAGCGCATCGAAAAGATATCATCACAAAGCACATGGCCACCATCCATGGTAAAGCGACTAGCCAAAAAAACAAGCTGAAAATTAAAGAGGTTGGTCCTAAAACAGTAGGTAATTCATCATCAAGACTGAAGCACGTGGTGACAAGGAGTAGAGTGAGGGAAAATAACTGGATGTCACAAGGCTGTCTTTCTCTGTCGGGGGAAGGATTCCTGGATAAATATTGCAGACTGTCAAATCCAGAGAGGGCTTTGGAGGAGACCCAGCAATTTTTAGAGAAGTCTGTGCCTGCTGAAGCTCTTAAGACTGTACTTTCAAATGTACCCAAAGCCATCACTTCCTTTTCAAACTCTGACAACTGCATGATATCCAACCCTGGATTCCCAAACACAGGCAAGGACCTCACTGTCTTCATGCTCAAAAACAAGATGTCAGTTCCTCCGAATGGCACTACTGAAGCAATTGCTTTCAAAATTGTGGAAGGCAAAAAAGATTTGGTTCTCAAGGTTACACCATCAGCAAAGCAAGAGACCTCATTGTGTGTCACTGAGCAGGAATCAGAAAATATTGCTTCTCAAACTAGTGCCGGGGACTCCAATGCAAATGGATGCCAATCAAATTCAAGTATCCCTCCAAAGACCAAGCCACCCAGTTGTCCAGGATCATTCTTGACACCAAGTGATGTTGCCACTATTTCAACCCTAAACGAGTTAGTAAAATATGATCAAACTCAAGAAAATAGAGAGAACCAGGAAACAAGGGTTGGCCAAGTGCACAGAAATGATGCAGAACCCAAAGATGTGAATGACTGTGAAGATACGGCAGAGGAAATCAAAATGTCAAAGTTGCCAAAGGAGAAAAGTAAAAAAGAGCAAAAATCCTTTCCTGAAGCTCTGCGCTCTTCCAAGACTATGGGGGACAAAAAAAGGGTGAGAAAGAAAGTGGTCGGCCCTAAAACTGTAGAGAAAAAATCATCACCAACATTAAAGCTCCTCCTGAAGAAGAACCCAGTTAAGGAAATGCAGTGGATGCCACAAGGTCCTCTTCCCCTGTTAGGACGAGGTTTGCTGAATGATTACCACAGACTAGAGCACCCACAGAAAACTTTGGAGAAGACGCAGCAATTTCTTAAAAGAGCACTGTCAGCTGAAAATGGCAAAAAGAAACAGTCCAAATGTCTCAAGACTGACCAGAAACAGAACTCCAAAGTGGTCACTAGGTCATCAAAGTCAGAGGGGGGCCTTATTCCAAACCCTGGGCATTTCAGCCCCAGAGGTAACAACCTTAGTGCCCTCATGGTAAAAAATACGATTTTAGTTCCTCCCAATTGCACTACAGAGGCCATGGGTTTAAAAATGGTGGACGGCAAAAAACATTTGGTTCTTAAGGTTATACCATCAGCAATGCAAGAGACCTCTGACAAAACAAAGGCATCCTTGCATTCCATTGAGACTAAGGAAGACAACACCACATCTAAAACTTGCACTATGAGCCAGAACAGTTTAGTCGTTGTCGATAAAATCGCTCCAAGCACCCCAACAAACAGTAGCCTAGAATATAATTTCGAAAATGCAGAGCTTCCAAACACTGATGTCAGTTCTGAAAACACAGAAGGAATGAACAATGGCATGAATTCTCATGTCCTGGATGGCCAAGATTGTCCAAGGGTAGGCTTACCTCATGTATCTAATGGAGCCAAATCAGCTGGAAATGATTTGGGCCAGATGACGGAGGAGAAGTTGGAGGCTGTGaactataaccagcctgaccaGGAAGGGCTTGGAACTACAGAAGCTCAGGTCATCATGATGTCTCCCTCCCCCATACTCCATTTCCTTACTTCCCCACAAG GTATAACAAACTTGTCAGAGAATCCGGTCGACACTCCAAACATTTGTTTTCAGGACGTTCCTCCCAATACCACGCTAAGAGTTGTAGGACAGCAGGAGGGCTTTGACAGGATTTGCCTCTCACCACAGACAAATGAACAGACAGTTAAAGGAAAGAGGCAGAGTGAGCCGTCTACAGAAGACTCTCCTGAGCCCCTCTCAAAAGCCTTCAAGAAAGTTGTGGGAGAAGAAGAGGCCTCACCAGCAGCCGCGCATCACTGGGAGCCAGGCCCTAGAGATGTGGAGAGGACCCTGAAGCTGTTGCCATTAAGTCCCACTCAACTCATTACACGTCCAAGAGGAGACCAGCCTGTTGTAGTGCTAAATCACCCAGACACAGACATTCCCGAGGTCACAAATATAATGGAAACAGTCCACAGGTACAATGGAGAGGTCCAAAAAGTAGTGCTGTCTCGAAAAACATTGAAGGCCCTTGCAGCCATGAGTTGTGATATGTTTAGGGCAAATGCCCCGGCGATTGAACGTGTGCGCCCTGACagcagagtgaaagagagattCATCTTGAAAATGAAGCTGAAAAAGTTGAGCAGAAAGAAGTACAAAGTGGTGAACGCAATCCCGTGCAGCACTGAGCCTTTATTAAGATTTAGCTGCTGGTTTTGTGGCCGAGTCTTCAGTGATCAGGAGGTCTGGATTGGTCATGGCCAGCGCCATCTGATGGAATCTACTAGAGAGTGGGGGAAGCTGGAAAGTGAAAAGTCATAA